TCTGTTAGTGACGGACTGGGCATGATGCTGTATGGCCATGAGGATCGGTAAGAGAGGGTATTTCTGATAGGTTGCTTGGTGTTCCAGATGCGCCATTAGGAGGACGCCATGTAAAATGTGGATAAGGggaagtggggggaggggaggaggaaggagaaggcgGGGAGGGGGCCAGTTGCAGATTCCTGTTATAGTGTTACCCTAAAAATCTCAATTACAACTACAACCAGGCGTAACGGACTGGATTTGTCTAGGTTTGGGAAAATGGAGTTTTTTCACCACTTTTTTTTGTAAGGCTCCAAAGGTACGATACCTCATTTCACACGCCAATATTTGCCGGGTTGAAACAACTGGTTGTCATAACCGCTGAACGACAGATAACCTGGGCCGAAATCCGATTGGAGGTTGACGTTATGGACGGTTAGGTAACAAAGGTACCCCGTATTTACCTGGTTGCTCCTGATACCAATTCATTACTGGATCTTGTTTCTTGAAGAATAGGTGATTCGGGGATGGCTCGGACACCACTAGTTTTTCACAGAGACACAAGTCAGAACCTTCAGAACTGAagtatatattaatcatatatgaTTATGGgtggttccttctctctctctatctctctctctctctctcttttatccaacAATCCATACTAACaatcacagtaattaatttctgtaagacatacacacatatacatatatgtatatatatatatatatataataatatatatatatatatatatatgtatagcatatatgtacattatatatatatactatgctataaatatatatatacatacatatatatatatatatatatatatatatatatatatatatatatatatatatatatatatatatatatatatatatatatatatatatatatatatatatatatatatatatatatatatatatatatatatatatatatatatattgtatttcacaGCTTCCTGTGATGAAGTAtatcgtgcacaaaagtccgttccttgtatccagagagtgaacacgaatccggGTTACTATGAAAACACCGAAGCATTTGAACAAGTAACTAATGAAAGACCCAAGAGATGTTGCAACCGtaagggcatatgggaacaggaaggaggagtaggaagtAGGTATATCCTTTGAGCATAGAGTAAAGTTCCCATCTAATATCGTTAAGAAAATGATCGTGAAGTTTTTAGTTGACGACAGTCGGTTTGGAGTGTGAAATGCAgttgaggaatatgtgaaataaatcTGAGCTGTTTGTAACctgttacattatatttatgctgtgttactctctttgtttattccttaccagattgtccaatataaggtaaaatACAAGTTGAGTAATTAATTTTGTACAATCCTGTTGGCATTActggtttattacaaaacaaagaattctTGGTAGACGAATTATTActaaaaaacaacatttattcCAGACATTCAGGCTACCGGTAAAAATTCACAGCGttatggcaaaaataaaatattttcagtgtcaaaatACTCGATCTTTCATGACTAAAATGTTTTTTGGCGCTTGGACGGGCATAGATAATTTGTAGTGATTGCACAGGTTTTGAAGGGGCCTGCAGATGTTTTATTGGCATCTGTGACCCCATGTTGCTTTCTTGTGTTAGTTGTTTTCTTGGAAACTAATATTTAATACCCCTGACATGACTTTGGATAAAAAGTtgagacatgtatgtatgtgtatatatatatatatatatacacacacacatacatatattatatatatatatatatatatatataaacgatggTGGTTCCACAGAAGAGCCAGCACAAAAGTCACAGTAATCATATTTCAATTGCACATCTTGAAAAAACCCATGTCTAAAACTCCTACAtttagctgcttcatacacctaaGGAGAAGGCTCATTTGCAGGTTGGACAGCTCAATACTCATCCCTTACACTCATTTGTGCTGAATATAAATGCCATTCTTTTTTCAATACTCAGCGACAGTTATCCAGCAATTTCTCAggtcttctccttcctcctaacaccctgaattttacacttttttcaCCAATCTACATCCATTCTTCCCGCATAACCAAACCACCTCCAAACAAAATTATACATCCTTTTACCTATGCTTTTCACTACTGCGCATTTCAacacttctctctttctttcagttaCTCCACAAATACGATGTAAACAtttcatctcagcagcttcaacACTGTTTTTCATCTCATTCATACTGAGCATCCACATTTTACTTACGTAAAGAAGATTCAGCTCAATAATCCCTTCATAACTTCTCATCTTGGCTTCAATAGACGATCCTAATCTCCCTAACTTGCACACGTCTGCTACTTTTCCCTGCTCACCCTGATTCTGTTCCCTCTTCCACCATCCTACTATCATCTGTTATATTTCCCACCTCACGAATAATATCTTCGGTTAGGAATCACACTCACGAACTTCCAAATGGAACATAATTTTCTGACTTCGTGGTAAACCGGTAAAAAATGCAGCCACAAGATCGATCCTTTTGCAGATGATTCAAAAGAGTGGctatttgttattacatttgaggTCACAGTGGCATGGTGGGTAACAATCTTGGtaacttgaattttttcttttactgcactTTAAAGCAGAAACTAAACACCCTACCATTAACAAggataaaagaaatttcattggGAGCTAATACACTGAAACTCAAAACTGTTCAAGTGCTGTTTGATGATACAACAAAGTGGAAATGACAGCGTCTACCCTGTTGAGATTTAGCTAATCATATCTGTATCTTGTTCTTGGGTTTTAAGGTCTAATCTCGTGACCGCAGTGACATGTACCTTCATCAATGGTTTgagaggttaagagagagagagagagagagagagagagagagagagagagagagagagagagagagagagagagagagagagataaaagtcgATAGTACAGGTCTGCTGTAATACATTTAGTTTTGGTACCTGTTCTTTAGGAATGAGCAGTCATTTTCCTGTCACAGTCATCCAGTGATCTGAACATTCTTAACCATGGCCCACCCCTTGACGTTTTCATGTGACGGTGCTTACAGTGATCCTCTTACTAAGCTTCTTTAATGGCATATTTTGGGTCGTCATAAGGCTCACACATGAAATATGGtcttcatacgcacacacaaatacacccacacacacacacacacagtattcataaacatatacatacttcATGAACGCACAcaggcatgcacacacacatgcattatatgtagatatatatatatacataacatatatatatatatatatatatatatatatatatatatatatatatatatatatatacatatatatatgtatatatcataaaatgtgtatatatgattaGGCGTACAGGCAGCTCTACAAATTCTCCTACGACCCTGAAGGAGAATCTTCAGGGCGCGAGCCTGGAGGGCATGAGTGTAGTTGGGTCGTCCTTAATCGTGATGGGGACAAAGCCGCTGTTGCCCAAAGTGATTGGAATGAGATTGAACCCACACATAATTATTGACAGAGACATGAGGGCCACATTAACCTGTCAAACGGCACTGTCATTATGGCGCTATTGTCTTGACGCGATCTCAAATCTAAGGAAAGGATACAAAAAATTGGTACTAGAAAAAACCACATCTGTAATGGAAGGATTCCTGGAatattttcaaacacacacacaaatacacacacacacacacacacacagttatatatatatatatatatatatatatatatatatatatatatataatatatatatatatatatatatatatatataaatatatatatatatatatatatatatatatatatatatatatatatatatatatatataagagatggGGTCAATAAAGGTAACAAATCCACCAAAGGGACACCTCCATTCTGTATACTAAGAAGGGGTCGTGATGAGAGAGGCTGGCCCAGGTCTAGATGACGGCAGCACTAAATGTGAACTTATTACCGGCAGACTGTTGTACTTACATAGAGAAAGTCTTTAGATTCCGTGCATTTGAGAATAAACATACAGATATGAGTGTCTGCATATGCTGTCATAGAGAGTGGttcacagaaaagagaaaaaagtcattgtcctgtttttcatataaataaagaatcaAGGATGGACCCCCTATATACCAAATGACCACaatgtcagccatttcatatacctacacagaaTGCTCATCCGTAGAATGCTGAACATTCTACACACTCTGCCATTCAGCTTTATCTTACATGGACTTTGACACCTTGAAAATAAAAGGCTCCAAAAATTCAACATCCTTAGCCGtaccagttcctcattggaaggatgggtaccgctctcagctagcactctgctggtcccgcgttcgattctgcgaccggccaatgaagaattagaggaatttatttctggtgatagaaattcatttctcgctataatatggttcggattccacaataagctgtaggtcccaagttgctaggtaaccaattggttcttagccacgtaaaataaatctaatccttcgccagccctagagagctatCCAATCATCTCAGggctctggttaaactaaggtatacttaattttacttAGCCGTACCATTCAACGAATACTTTCTTAGTTCCTCTCACCTGTATCATCTACGGCATCCAAATTAGATGCTTCCAAATTacagattgtgtatatataattgttgtgtgcatactgtatatgtgtatatatatatatatgtatatatatatatatatatatatatataatatatatatatatacatacatatatacagtatatatatgtatgcataaatgtgcACTTATATACCTCTATAATGTGAACAGCATACGGACGGCAAGGCTCACAACCTGTCATTACATTGTTCCCTTGAGTACTGTAAAAAAAGCGAACATAGGAAGCCTTTCTTCGGGGAACCTATCGAAACCGTGTGATTTTCTCTTCCTGAGACAGAAGGACGGTAATCTGGTGGGCCTTTTTTGCCGCTTAAAGAGGCAGTATTATAGAAGGCGGGTGTGTAATTGCGTATAAAAGGCCAACCCTTCTCTCTGCGTCTTTCTCATGCCCCGAAGTTGAAGCAAAGCACATGTCTCCTTATAACACTTTTCTTCCCATTACCCGGTAAAATAGGAGACCCACTTCCCCGCTGCGGGCTCTCTTCCTACGGCGACTGTGTCATTTACATTCTCTCCTTAGCTTTTCGTGTAAGGTGGGGCACATGAGCTCACTTGCTCTGAAGGGAATCTGATCGAATAAAATCATTAATCGATCAACAGTTTGTGTCTACTCACATTTGCAACCAAACGTATGAAGATAAATTCATCTACAGCAGGAAACAGATACACCAGGACCAACTTCATAAGCAAACGTACAACGGGAAACAGATGCACCAGGACCAACTTCATAAGCAAACGTATCAAGACAAATTCATCTACAGCGGGAAACAGATACACCAGGACCAACTTCATAACCAAACGTTTCAAGACAAATTCATCTTCAGCGCGAAACAGATACACCAGGACCAACTTCATAACCAAACGTACAACGGGAAACAGATACACCAGGACCAACTTCATAAGCAAACGTACAACGGGAAACAGATACACCAGGACCAACTTCATAAGCAAACGTATCAAGACAAATTCATCTACAGCAGGAAACAGATACACCAGGACCAACTTCATAAGCAAACGTATCAAGACAAATCCATCTACAGCAGGAAACAGATACACCAGGTCCAACTTCATAACCAAATGTATCAAGACAAACTCATCTACAGCAGGAAACAGATACACAGGACTAACTTGCACCAAACGTATCACGACACCCATCTACAGCAGGGAAACAAAGATATACACCTTGGACCAATCCTCATAACTAAATGTATCAAGACAAACCCATCTACAGCAGGAAACAGATACACCAGGACTAACTTCATAAACTAAACGTATCAAGACAAATTCATCTACAGTGCAGGAAGCAGATATACCAGGACCAACTTCATAATCCAAACGATTTCAAGACAAATCCATCTACATAGAAACAGATACACCAGGATCCAACTTCATAACCAAATGTATCAGACAAATTCCATCTACAGCAGGAAACACATACACCAGGACCAACTTCATAACCAAATGTATCAAGACAAACTCATCTACAGCAGGAAACAGACACACCAGGACCAACTTCATAACCAAACGTATCAAGACAAATCCATTTACAGCAAGAAACAGATACACCAGGACCAACTTCATAACCAAATGTATCAAGACAAATTCATCTACAGCAGGAAACAGATACACCAGGACCAACTTCATAACCAAATGTATCAAGACAAACTCATCTACAGCAGGAAACAGATATACCAGGACCAACTTCATAACCAAACGTATCAAGACAAATTCATCTACAGCAGGAAACAGATACACCAGGACCAACTTCATAACCAAACGTATCAAGACAAATTCATCTACAGCAGGAAACAGATACACCAGGACCAACCTCATAACCAAACGTACCAAGACAAATTCATCTACGGCAGGAAACAGATACACCAGGACCAACTTCATAACCAAACGTATCAAGACAAATTCATCTACAGCAGGAAACAGATACACCAAGACCATCTTCATAACCAAACGTATCAAGACAAATTCATCTACAGCGGGAACTACCAGGATCAACTTCATAATCAAAAGTATTAAGGCAAATTCATCGACGGCAGGAAACAGATACACCAGGACCAAACTCATAACCAAACGTATCAAGATAAATTCATCTACAGCAGGAAACAGATACACCAGGGCCAACCTCATAACCAAACGCATCAAGACAAATTCATCTATGGCAGGAAACAGATACACCAGGACCAACTTCATGAACAAACATATCAAGACAAATTTATCTACAGCAGGGCCAACTTCATAAGCAAACGTATCAAGACAAATTCATCTATGGCAGGAAACAGATACACCAGGACCAACCTCAAGACAAAACCCATAACAGGAAACAGAACGGCCATCAAGACAAACAAATTCATCTATGGCAGGAAACAGATACACCAGGACCAACTTCATAACAAACATATCAAGACAAATTTATCTACAGCAGGAAACAGATACACCAGGGCCAACCTCATAACCAAACGATCAAGACAAACATCAAGACAAACAGATTCATCTATGACAGCAGGAAACAGATACACCAGGACCAACTTCATGAACAAACATATCAAGACAAATTCATCTACAGCAGGAAACAGATACACCAGGGCCAACCTCATAACCAAATGCATCAAAGACAAATTCATCACCAGGACTAACTGGACAAATTCATCTACAGCAGGAAACAGATACACCAGGACCAAACTTCATAACCAAACATATCAAGACAAATTCATCTACAGCACCAGGAAACTTCATGACCAAACATATCAAGACAAATTTATTCCAGGAAACCAACTTCATAACCAAACGTATCAAGACAAATTCATCTACAGCAGGAAACAGATACACCAGGACCAAACTCATAACCAAAAGCATCAAGAAACAGATTCAGGACCAACTTCATAACCAAACGAAGACAAATTCAGATACACACAGGACCAACTTCATAACCAAACATATCAAGACAAATTTATCTACAGAAGGAAACAGATACACAGGACCAACCTCGCGGCAAGACAAATGCATAAAAGACAAATTCATAACCAAATCGTGATCAAGACGGCAGGAAACAGACACACCAGGACCAACTTCATAACCAAACGTATTAAGACAAATTCATCTACAGCAGGAAACAGATACACCAGGACCAAACTCATAACCAAACACATCAAGACAGATTCATCTACGGCAGGAAACAGATACACCAGGACCAACTTCATGACCAAACATATCAAGACAAATTTATCTACAGCAGGAAACAGATACACCAGGACCAACCTCATAACCAAATGCATCAAGACAAATTCATCTACGGCAGGAAACAGACACACCAGGACCAACTTCATAACCAAAACGACAAGACAAATTCATAACTCGTATCAGAAAATCTATAATACACAGATACAGGGACCAACTTCATAACCAAACGTATCAAGACAAATTCATCTACGGCAGGAAACAGATACACAGGAACCAACTTCATAACCAAACATATCAAGACACAAATTAACATCTACAGCAAATTCATCTACGGAAACAGACACACCAGGACCAACTCAAACCAAACGTATCAAGACAAATTCATCTACAGCAGGAAACAGATACACCAGGACCAAACTCATAACCAAACGCATCAAGACAAATTCATCTACGGCAGGAAACAGATACACCAGGACCAACTTCATAACCAAACATATCAAGACAAATTTATCTACAGCAGGAAACAGATACACCAGGACCAACCTCATAACCAAACGCATCAAGACAAATTCATTTGCAGCAGCAAACAGACACACCAGGACCAACTTCATAACCAAACGTATCAAGACAAATTCATCTACGGCAGGAAACAGACACACCAGGACCAACTTCATAACCAAACGCATCAAGACAAATTCATCTACGGCAGGAAACAGATACACCAGGACCAACCTCATAACCAAACGTATCAAGACAAATTCATCTACAACAGGAAACAGATACACCAAGACCAACTTCATAACCAAACA
This genomic interval from Macrobrachium rosenbergii isolate ZJJX-2024 chromosome 56, ASM4041242v1, whole genome shotgun sequence contains the following:
- the LOC136836222 gene encoding mucin-3A-like; this translates as MGMGMGMVWIWIWVWCGYGYGYWYGYGYGIGMGMGLGMGMGTGVGTGMGMGMGMEMGLAGNRYTRTNFISKRTTGNRCTRTNFISKRIKTNSSTAGNRYTRTNFITKRFKTNSSSARNRYTRTNFITKRTTGNRYTRTNFISKRTTGNRYTRTNFISKRIKTNSSTAGNRYTRTNFISKRIKTNPSTAGNRYTRSNFITKCIKTNSSTAGNRYTGLTCTKHKSIYIETDTPGSNFITKCIRQIPSTAGNTYTRTNFITKCIKTNSSTAGNRHTRTNFITKRIKTNPFTARNRYTRTNFITKCIKTNSSTAGNRYTRTNFITKCIKTNSSTAGNRYTRTNFITKRIKTNSSTAGNRYTRTNFITKRIKTNSSTAGNRYTRTNLITKRTKTNSSTAGNRYTRTNFITKRIKTNSSTAGNRYTKTIFITKRIKTNSSTAGTTRINFIIKSIKANSSTAGNRYTRTKLITKRIKINSSTAGNRYTRANLITKRIKTNSSMAGNRYTRTNFMNKHIKTNLSTAGPTS